One window from the genome of Nicotiana sylvestris chromosome 9, ASM39365v2, whole genome shotgun sequence encodes:
- the LOC138877513 gene encoding uncharacterized protein, with the protein MDFGGSWDQLLSLVEFAYNNKYQSSIQMALCKALYGRRCCSPVGWFEPGEANLLGTDLVRDAMEKVKLIQDLLHTSQSRQKSYADWKVHDVAFMVGERVLLRVSPMKGVMRFGKKGKLIPRYIEPFEILERNGDVAYKLSYLRFIRCSIFLCSGSITIGPEVEIKEHCFSEGSMEGSSG; encoded by the exons ATggattttgggggttcttgggatcagctCTTGTCActtgtggagtttgcctacaataataagTACCAatctagtatccagatggctctttgtaaggctttatatgggagacggtgttgttccccagttggttggtttgagccgggagaggctaatTTATTAGGCACAGATTTGGTTCGAGATGCCATGGAGAAGGTCAagttgatccaggatctacttcATACAAGCcaatctagacagaagagttatgcagattggaaggttcacgatgttgcattcatggttggagagcgagtcttgctccgggtttcacccatgaagggtgtgatgaggttcgggaagaagggcaagttgatccCTAGGTATATCgaaccttttgagatccttgagaggaATGGTGATGTGGCCTATAAGCTTTCCTATCTGCGGTTTATCAGGTGTTCCATATTTTTATGCTCTGGAAGTATTACG ATAGGTCcagaagttgagatcaaagaacattgctttagtgaaggttcaatggagggGTCATCCGGTTGA